From one Phocaeicola salanitronis DSM 18170 genomic stretch:
- a CDS encoding TonB-dependent receptor plug domain-containing protein, which translates to MALHASELTDTLTSQRNYALDEVVVTGTRNATDIRHLPMTISIVNRTQLENRYQPSVLPALTEQVPGLFVTSRGVMGYGVSTGAAGGISLRGMSGSAQMLVLIDGHPQYMGLFGHPISDAYQTMLAERVEVLRGPASVLYGSNAMGGVINIVTRKMQEDGVKTDINLGGGSYGTAQAEATNRVKKGRFSSTVSASYIRTDGHRPDMAFEQYGGYAKLAYDFNPNWKLWGDVNVTHFNASNPGEVSDRLFDNDSRITRGMASAMLENRYERTSGALSFFYNWGRHKINDGYHAGEEPQTSLFHSKDLMMGVSWYQSAELYTGNRLTLGFDYQHFGGESWNEAIADGARTPGVDKKQDEFAGYVDFRQDIGTWLSLNVGLRVDHHSHVGTELVPQGGLAFHLPKNAELKAMVSKGFRNPTIREMYMFPPQNPDLKPERMMNYELSYTQHLLDGALSYGVNLYYINGDNLIMTTPVDGRPHNVNSGEIENWGAEGNIAYRINRQWNVNANYSWVHMEHPVISAPEHKLYAGANFRQGSWGVSTGIQYIKGLYTSVSPASTEDFVLWNLRASYRLCPYASLFVRGENLLAQRYEIMAGYPMPKATFLGGIHIHF; encoded by the coding sequence ATGGCACTACACGCTTCGGAACTGACAGATACATTGACTTCCCAACGCAATTACGCATTGGACGAAGTGGTAGTGACCGGCACACGCAACGCGACGGATATCCGCCACCTTCCCATGACCATTTCGATAGTAAACCGCACCCAACTGGAAAACCGTTACCAGCCTTCCGTGCTTCCGGCACTGACCGAGCAAGTTCCGGGGCTTTTCGTTACCAGCCGGGGCGTAATGGGATATGGCGTATCTACCGGTGCAGCCGGAGGCATCAGCCTGCGCGGCATGTCGGGAAGCGCACAGATGCTGGTGCTTATCGACGGGCATCCGCAATACATGGGACTTTTCGGGCATCCTATTTCCGATGCTTACCAGACCATGCTTGCCGAGCGTGTGGAAGTGTTGCGCGGACCGGCATCGGTGCTTTACGGTTCCAATGCCATGGGGGGAGTCATCAACATCGTCACACGGAAAATGCAGGAAGACGGCGTGAAGACGGACATCAATTTAGGAGGCGGCTCGTATGGGACAGCACAGGCGGAAGCGACCAACCGCGTGAAGAAAGGACGGTTCAGCAGCACCGTATCGGCATCGTATATCCGCACCGACGGACACCGCCCCGACATGGCGTTCGAGCAATATGGAGGCTATGCCAAATTAGCATACGACTTTAACCCGAACTGGAAGCTATGGGGAGATGTCAACGTGACCCACTTCAACGCTTCCAATCCCGGAGAGGTTTCCGACCGGCTTTTCGACAACGACTCACGGATTACAAGAGGAATGGCTTCGGCTATGCTGGAGAACCGGTACGAACGGACTTCGGGCGCATTGAGCTTCTTCTACAACTGGGGAAGGCACAAGATAAACGACGGATACCATGCCGGCGAAGAGCCGCAAACCTCCCTCTTCCACTCGAAAGACCTGATGATGGGCGTGTCGTGGTATCAGAGCGCCGAACTCTATACGGGCAACCGCCTGACCTTGGGCTTCGACTACCAACACTTCGGCGGAGAATCGTGGAACGAAGCCATAGCCGACGGAGCACGCACACCGGGCGTAGACAAGAAGCAAGACGAGTTTGCCGGTTACGTCGATTTCCGTCAGGACATCGGAACATGGCTCTCGCTCAACGTAGGATTACGTGTCGACCACCACTCACACGTAGGCACCGAACTGGTTCCACAAGGCGGGCTTGCCTTCCACCTGCCCAAGAACGCCGAACTGAAAGCCATGGTGAGCAAAGGTTTCCGTAACCCTACCATCCGCGAAATGTATATGTTCCCGCCACAGAATCCCGACCTGAAGCCGGAACGGATGATGAACTACGAGCTTTCGTACACCCAGCACCTTTTAGACGGTGCCCTGAGCTACGGCGTAAACCTCTATTATATAAATGGAGACAACCTGATTATGACGACTCCTGTAGACGGACGCCCCCACAACGTCAACTCGGGCGAAATCGAGAACTGGGGAGCGGAAGGGAACATTGCCTACCGCATCAACCGCCAATGGAACGTAAACGCCAACTACAGCTGGGTGCACATGGAACATCCGGTCATCTCGGCTCCAGAGCACAAGCTGTATGCCGGCGCCAACTTCCGGCAAGGAAGCTGGGGCGTGTCGACCGGCATCCAGTACATCAAAGGGCTATATACCTCCGTCAGCCCTGCCAGTACCGAGGACTTCGTGCTTTGGAACCTGCGTGCCAGCTACCGCCTGTGCCCGTATGCCTCGCTCTTTGTGCGCGGCGAGAACCTCTTGGCACAACGCTACGAAATCATGGCTGGCTATCCCATGCCGAAAGCCACATTCTTGGGAGGAATCCATATCCATTTCTAA
- a CDS encoding DUF362 domain-containing protein, which translates to MKKTFQTLICAAFTLASTVGCGHAQSSENKAAESNENLPKVYFYKEINSENLVKIYEALGREAKGKVAVKLSTGEPGGHNFLQPSLIKDLVQKVNGTIVECNTAYGGKRGDTQSHLQAAKDHGFTAIAPVDIMDAEGETELPVTGGKHLKSDIVGKNYLNYDFTVVLSHFKGHAMGGFGGAIKNISIGIASSNGKRNIHSAGASTTSWGNPEQDDFLESMAEAAKAVIDHCGENILYISVANNLSVDCDCDSSPADPQMGDIGILASLDPVALDKACTDLVRSSKDHGKIHLIERIDSRHGMHTLDYAEQLGIGSQKYELVELD; encoded by the coding sequence ATGAAAAAGACATTTCAAACTTTAATCTGCGCGGCATTCACACTGGCAAGCACCGTCGGATGCGGACATGCGCAATCCTCGGAAAACAAGGCTGCCGAGAGCAACGAGAACCTTCCGAAAGTGTATTTCTACAAAGAAATCAATTCAGAGAACTTGGTCAAAATCTACGAAGCCTTAGGGCGTGAAGCCAAGGGGAAAGTGGCGGTAAAGCTCAGCACCGGCGAACCGGGCGGACACAACTTCCTTCAGCCCTCATTGATAAAAGACCTGGTGCAAAAAGTGAACGGCACTATCGTAGAATGTAATACCGCCTACGGAGGAAAGCGCGGAGATACCCAGAGCCACCTGCAAGCGGCTAAAGACCACGGCTTCACCGCCATCGCTCCGGTGGACATCATGGATGCCGAAGGCGAAACGGAATTACCGGTTACAGGCGGCAAGCATCTGAAATCGGATATCGTAGGGAAGAATTACCTGAACTATGACTTTACCGTTGTACTCTCCCACTTCAAAGGACATGCCATGGGAGGATTCGGGGGTGCCATCAAGAACATCTCCATCGGCATCGCCTCGTCGAACGGGAAACGGAACATCCACTCCGCAGGTGCCAGCACGACCAGCTGGGGCAATCCGGAACAAGATGACTTTCTGGAATCCATGGCAGAAGCCGCCAAGGCGGTTATCGACCATTGCGGAGAAAACATTCTCTACATCAGCGTGGCCAACAACCTCTCGGTGGATTGCGATTGCGACTCCTCTCCTGCCGATCCTCAAATGGGCGACATCGGCATCCTTGCCTCGCTCGACCCCGTCGCATTGGACAAAGCTTGTACCGACCTGGTCCGCTCTTCGAAAGACCACGGGAAAATCCACCTGATAGAGCGCATCGACTCGCGCCACGGTATGCACACCCTCGACTATGCCGAACAATTAGGCATCGGAAGCCAGAAATATGAACTGGTAGAGCTGGACTAA
- a CDS encoding NADH peroxidase, which yields MKKFICTVCGYIYEGETAPEKCPLCKAPASKFKEMEEDNNGLTFVDEHVIGVAKGCDEEMIKDLNNHFMGECTEVGMYLAMSRQADREGYPEVAEAFKRYAWEEAEHAAKFAELLGDCVWDTKTNLEKRMNAEAGACEDKKRIATRAKQLNLDAIHDTVHEMAKDEARHGKGFEGLYNRYFKK from the coding sequence ATGAAAAAATTTATTTGTACTGTATGTGGTTACATCTATGAAGGTGAAACAGCTCCCGAAAAATGCCCATTGTGTAAAGCTCCCGCTTCAAAGTTCAAAGAAATGGAAGAAGACAACAACGGACTGACTTTCGTTGACGAACACGTTATCGGCGTAGCAAAAGGTTGCGACGAAGAAATGATTAAAGACCTGAACAACCACTTCATGGGCGAATGCACCGAAGTAGGCATGTACTTGGCTATGAGCCGTCAGGCAGACCGCGAAGGCTATCCCGAAGTTGCTGAAGCTTTCAAACGCTATGCTTGGGAAGAAGCAGAACACGCCGCGAAATTTGCGGAATTGTTGGGTGACTGTGTATGGGATACCAAGACCAATCTGGAAAAACGCATGAACGCCGAAGCAGGTGCTTGCGAAGACAAGAAACGCATCGCTACCCGTGCTAAACAACTGAACCTGGACGCTATCCACGATACAGTTCACGAAATGGCTAAAGACGAAGCCCGCCACGGAAAAGGTTTCGAAGGCCTGTACAACAGATACTTCAAGAAATAA
- a CDS encoding NAD(+) synthase produces MKYGFVKVAAAVPLVKVADCQYNAEQAESLIARAEGSGVQVIVFPELNLTGYSCGDLFGQALLLEQAEMALMRVLNNTRQLDIISIMGMPVRVESVLMNCAVVIQKGKILGIVPKTYLPNYKEFYEHRWFASAFTYPDEKVVRLCGQLAPVGANLLFESSEMRFGIELCEDVWAPVPPSSALALKGAEIIFNLSADTENISKHQYLRSLLAQQSARCLSGYVFASSGFGESTTDVVFAGNALIYENGTLLAASERFSFDKQLVISEIDVERLRSERLVNTTFASSVRQAGAGTLKVIQTERVPEKELSLTRKIEPHPFVPAGGKLLDERCEEIFSIQVAGLAKRLVHTGCKTVVVGISGGLDSTLALLVCVKTFDKLGLSRKGIVGITMPGFGTTGRTHRNAVELMRSLGVTSREISIREACLQHFEDIGQDADVHDVTYENSQARERTQILMDYANKIGGLVIGTGDLSELALGWATYNGDHMSMYGVNASIPKTLVRYLVNWVAETGVDADSQTTLLDIIDTPISPELIPADENGNIKQKTEDLVGPYELHDFFLYYFLRFGFRPEKIYYLTCLAFRGNYDDATIKKWLANFFRRFFSQQFKRSCLPDGPKVGSVSLSPRGDWRMPSDASAALWLQECEGL; encoded by the coding sequence ATGAAATATGGTTTTGTAAAGGTAGCGGCTGCTGTTCCTTTGGTCAAGGTAGCCGACTGCCAGTATAATGCGGAACAGGCTGAAAGCCTGATAGCGCGGGCTGAAGGAAGTGGCGTGCAAGTGATTGTTTTTCCGGAGTTGAACCTTACGGGATATTCGTGCGGTGATTTGTTCGGACAAGCCTTGTTGCTGGAACAGGCAGAGATGGCTTTGATGCGCGTGCTGAACAATACGCGCCAGTTGGATATTATTTCTATTATGGGAATGCCTGTACGTGTGGAGTCTGTATTGATGAATTGTGCGGTAGTGATTCAGAAAGGAAAGATATTGGGTATAGTTCCTAAAACGTATTTGCCTAATTATAAAGAGTTTTATGAGCACCGTTGGTTTGCTTCAGCCTTTACTTATCCGGATGAAAAGGTTGTCCGTTTGTGCGGTCAGCTTGCTCCGGTTGGGGCTAATCTGTTGTTCGAATCATCCGAAATGCGTTTCGGCATAGAGCTTTGTGAAGATGTGTGGGCGCCTGTTCCTCCGAGTTCGGCTTTGGCTCTGAAAGGTGCTGAAATTATTTTTAATTTATCTGCCGATACAGAGAATATCAGCAAGCATCAGTATTTGCGTTCGTTGTTGGCACAGCAGTCTGCACGTTGCTTGTCGGGCTATGTGTTTGCTTCTTCGGGTTTCGGCGAGTCGACTACCGATGTGGTTTTTGCAGGCAATGCATTGATTTATGAGAATGGCACGCTTTTGGCGGCATCCGAGCGCTTTTCTTTCGACAAGCAGCTGGTGATAAGCGAAATAGATGTGGAGCGTCTGCGTAGCGAACGCTTAGTGAATACCACATTTGCTTCGAGTGTGCGTCAGGCGGGCGCTGGTACGCTGAAGGTGATTCAGACGGAACGCGTGCCGGAGAAAGAGCTTTCCTTGACCCGTAAGATAGAGCCCCATCCGTTTGTGCCTGCCGGGGGTAAGCTTTTGGACGAGCGTTGCGAGGAGATTTTCTCGATTCAGGTTGCCGGTCTGGCAAAACGTCTGGTGCATACCGGATGCAAGACGGTTGTTGTAGGCATTTCGGGGGGGCTGGATTCGACCTTGGCTTTATTGGTTTGTGTGAAAACCTTTGATAAATTGGGCTTGTCCCGCAAGGGGATCGTGGGCATAACGATGCCCGGATTCGGTACTACGGGGCGCACGCATCGCAATGCGGTCGAGCTGATGCGTTCGTTGGGGGTAACATCGCGTGAAATCAGCATCCGTGAAGCATGCCTCCAGCATTTTGAGGATATCGGCCAGGATGCGGATGTGCATGATGTGACCTACGAAAACAGTCAGGCGCGCGAACGTACGCAGATACTGATGGATTATGCCAATAAGATAGGAGGGTTGGTTATCGGTACGGGTGACTTGTCGGAACTGGCGTTGGGATGGGCTACATACAACGGTGACCACATGTCGATGTATGGCGTGAATGCCAGCATTCCGAAAACATTGGTGCGTTATTTGGTGAATTGGGTAGCCGAAACCGGTGTAGACGCTGATTCGCAGACGACTTTATTGGACATTATTGACACGCCGATCAGTCCGGAACTGATTCCGGCTGATGAAAACGGTAATATCAAGCAGAAAACGGAAGACTTAGTCGGACCTTACGAGTTGCATGACTTTTTCTTGTATTATTTCTTGCGCTTCGGTTTCCGTCCCGAAAAGATTTATTACCTGACGTGCCTGGCTTTTCGCGGAAACTATGATGATGCTACCATTAAGAAATGGCTGGCCAATTTCTTCCGGCGTTTCTTCAGCCAGCAATTCAAGCGTTCCTGTTTGCCCGATGGTCCTAAAGTGGGGTCGGTATCGTTAAGCCCCCGTGGCGACTGGCGTATGCCGAGCGATGCCAGTGCGGCTCTGTGGCTTCAGGAGTGTGAGGGACTATAA
- a CDS encoding Fur family transcriptional regulator, with protein MTAYEYLLNYHIKPSVQRIAIMDYLLKHHTHPCIDEIYVALCTDIPTLSKTTVYNTLKLFVEHGAARMLTIDERNACFDGDTSVHAHFQCKICGKITDVPFHHPEESEDMKHLRENGYQIDEIHRYYKGVCPNCIPSNKN; from the coding sequence ATGACTGCTTACGAATATCTGCTCAATTATCACATCAAGCCATCCGTACAGCGCATTGCCATTATGGATTACTTGTTGAAGCACCATACTCATCCGTGCATTGATGAAATCTATGTGGCATTGTGTACAGATATTCCTACCCTATCAAAGACAACAGTCTACAATACGCTCAAGCTTTTTGTAGAGCATGGAGCTGCACGGATGCTGACGATTGACGAACGCAATGCCTGCTTCGATGGAGACACCTCGGTACATGCACACTTTCAATGCAAAATATGCGGAAAGATAACCGACGTCCCTTTCCATCATCCGGAAGAATCGGAAGACATGAAGCATTTGCGCGAAAACGGGTATCAAATCGATGAAATACACCGCTATTATAAAGGCGTATGTCCGAATTGCATACCGTCGAACAAGAATTAA
- a CDS encoding S41 family peptidase: protein MNKKILSMLFLLIGSSTWISCSDEEESIRQPDRQEAISTETYYANTFGKDIMSTYYYWNEDIALDLLLWNIETNGDPIGTVDRIRYHEGEKYIDKWTMMTDDMDSFTSSVDGVSTTYGWNLTVYLLSEDSNQCIGVVNYVSAGSPAEKAGLKRGDILLTLNGEDITTDNYTDLYYSTTLTSSLASYNEETNTIQASGKEAELSAVTMYEDPVLCDTVYEFNGKKVGYLAYTSFDLNAIPKLIEIGKKFKSEGIKELILDLRYNGGGYVITENVLASMFAPEANVKAGDVFEKEVYNDILTEVYRQEGISLETPFMTEYDYDAIDLHVSTKDANIGLERIYGITTGNTASASEALLGGLMPYMDVQLIGEASYGKYCTGLMLSGEDTYTDCPEEIKNWGIYVMVSIYQNAAGETPCMPDGMQPDIEAEDNPMLPYPLGDVNEPMLREALTQAGRQYEEKDVKSRSLSPLYPRIEVPQKAVFGKRILLPSASLRTNKTFQ from the coding sequence ATGAACAAGAAAATTTTAAGCATGCTCTTCCTTCTGATAGGAAGCAGCACATGGATAAGCTGCTCGGACGAAGAAGAATCCATAAGGCAACCCGACCGGCAGGAAGCCATCAGTACAGAAACATATTATGCCAATACGTTCGGCAAAGACATTATGAGCACGTATTATTATTGGAATGAGGATATCGCTTTGGACCTGTTGCTATGGAACATTGAGACCAACGGAGACCCCATCGGAACCGTAGACCGCATACGGTATCACGAAGGCGAGAAATACATCGATAAGTGGACCATGATGACGGACGATATGGATTCGTTTACAAGCAGCGTTGACGGAGTATCTACTACCTACGGCTGGAATCTTACGGTTTATCTGCTTAGTGAAGACAGCAACCAATGCATCGGAGTGGTCAATTATGTGTCAGCCGGAAGCCCTGCAGAGAAAGCCGGACTGAAACGCGGCGACATCCTGCTTACGCTAAACGGAGAAGACATCACCACCGACAATTATACCGATTTATATTACAGCACTACCCTAACCTCCTCGCTCGCTTCTTACAACGAAGAGACAAACACCATTCAGGCATCGGGCAAGGAAGCGGAACTAAGTGCGGTCACGATGTACGAAGATCCTGTATTGTGTGACACAGTATATGAATTCAATGGGAAGAAAGTTGGCTATCTTGCCTATACCAGCTTCGACCTGAACGCTATCCCCAAGTTGATCGAAATCGGGAAAAAGTTCAAAAGCGAAGGCATCAAAGAACTGATACTTGACCTTCGCTACAACGGAGGCGGCTACGTGATTACCGAAAATGTATTGGCATCGATGTTTGCCCCGGAAGCGAATGTCAAAGCGGGAGATGTATTTGAAAAAGAAGTATACAATGACATACTGACCGAAGTCTACCGGCAAGAAGGCATCAGCCTGGAAACTCCCTTTATGACCGAATATGATTACGATGCCATCGACCTGCATGTGAGCACGAAAGACGCCAATATCGGGCTGGAACGGATATACGGCATCACCACCGGAAACACGGCATCCGCATCCGAGGCCTTGCTCGGCGGATTGATGCCCTACATGGACGTACAACTGATTGGCGAGGCATCGTATGGAAAATATTGCACCGGACTGATGCTGAGCGGAGAAGACACATATACAGATTGTCCGGAAGAAATCAAGAACTGGGGAATATATGTCATGGTCAGCATTTACCAGAATGCCGCAGGAGAAACCCCTTGCATGCCCGATGGCATGCAACCCGATATAGAAGCAGAAGACAACCCCATGCTGCCCTATCCATTGGGAGACGTAAACGAGCCGATGCTCCGGGAAGCCCTTACGCAAGCAGGCAGGCAATATGAGGAAAAAGACGTAAAAAGCCGCAGCCTATCCCCATTGTACCCACGCATAGAGGTTCCGCAAAAAGCCGTATTCGGCAAACGCATCCTATTGCCTTCGGCTTCTTTGAGAACCAATAAAACATTTCAATAA
- the rpsA gene encoding 30S ribosomal protein S1 yields the protein MENLKDVKPIEDFNWDAYESGESASSISKEEQEKAYDNTLNKVGDHEVVDGTVIAMNKREVVVNIGYKSDGIIPLSEFRYNPDLKVGDTVEVYIENQEDKKGQLILSHKKARATRSWDRVNAALENEEIIKGYIKCRTKGGMIVDVFGIEAFLPGSQIDVKPIRDYDVFVGKTMEFKVVKINQEFKNVVVSHKALIEAELEQQKKEIISKLEKGQVLEGTVKNITSYGVFIDLGGVDGLIHITDLSWGRVSDPHEVVQLDQKLNVVILDFDDEKKRIALGLKQLTPHPWDSLDPNLKVGDHVKGKVVVMADYGAFVEIAPGVEGLIHVSEMSWSQHLRSAQDFMKVGDEIEAVILTLDRDERKMSLGIKQLKPDPWETIEEKYPVGSKHTAKVRNFTNFGVFVEIEEGVDGLIHISDLSWTKKIKHPSEFTQIGADIDVVVLEIDKENRRLSLGHKQLEENPWDVFETVFTVGSVHEGRIIEMLDKGAVIALPYGVEGFATPKHLVKEDGSQAQLDEKLPFKVIEFNKDAKRIILSHSRIFEDAQKAEEKAEKKAKKAAAKKEDAPMIQNQAASTTLGDIDALAALKQQLEEGGKK from the coding sequence ATGGAAAACTTAAAAGACGTAAAGCCCATTGAAGATTTCAATTGGGATGCTTATGAAAGCGGTGAGTCAGCATCAAGCATAAGCAAAGAAGAACAAGAAAAGGCTTATGACAACACCTTGAACAAGGTAGGCGACCATGAGGTGGTTGACGGTACCGTAATCGCAATGAACAAACGTGAGGTTGTAGTGAACATCGGCTACAAGTCAGACGGTATTATTCCGCTGAGCGAATTCCGCTACAATCCCGACCTGAAGGTAGGCGACACTGTAGAAGTGTACATCGAAAACCAGGAAGACAAGAAAGGACAACTGATCTTGTCGCACAAGAAAGCGCGTGCTACACGTTCTTGGGACCGTGTCAACGCAGCACTCGAAAACGAAGAAATTATCAAGGGTTACATCAAGTGCCGTACGAAAGGCGGTATGATTGTAGACGTATTCGGCATCGAAGCATTCTTGCCGGGTTCGCAAATCGATGTGAAACCTATCCGCGACTACGATGTGTTCGTAGGCAAGACGATGGAATTCAAGGTTGTAAAAATCAATCAGGAATTCAAGAATGTGGTTGTTTCGCACAAGGCGCTTATCGAAGCCGAACTGGAACAACAGAAGAAAGAAATCATCAGCAAGCTCGAAAAAGGCCAGGTACTGGAAGGTACTGTCAAGAATATCACTTCTTACGGCGTATTCATCGACTTGGGCGGCGTAGACGGTTTGATCCACATCACCGACTTGTCGTGGGGCCGTGTAAGCGATCCGCATGAAGTCGTTCAGTTGGATCAGAAACTGAATGTAGTTATTCTTGACTTCGATGACGAAAAGAAACGCATCGCTTTGGGCTTGAAGCAACTGACTCCGCATCCATGGGACAGCCTCGATCCGAACTTGAAGGTAGGCGACCATGTGAAAGGCAAAGTTGTCGTTATGGCTGATTACGGAGCATTCGTTGAAATCGCTCCGGGCGTAGAAGGACTGATTCACGTATCAGAAATGTCTTGGTCGCAACACTTGCGTTCGGCTCAGGACTTCATGAAGGTAGGCGATGAAATCGAAGCCGTTATCCTGACACTCGACCGCGACGAACGCAAGATGTCTTTGGGCATCAAGCAGCTGAAACCGGATCCATGGGAAACGATTGAAGAGAAATACCCCGTAGGCTCTAAGCACACGGCTAAGGTACGCAACTTCACCAACTTCGGCGTATTCGTAGAAATCGAAGAAGGTGTAGACGGACTGATTCACATCTCTGACCTGTCTTGGACGAAGAAAATCAAACATCCGTCAGAATTCACTCAGATCGGTGCAGACATCGATGTAGTAGTTCTGGAAATCGACAAGGAAAACCGTCGCCTGAGCTTGGGTCACAAGCAATTGGAAGAAAATCCGTGGGATGTATTCGAAACCGTATTTACAGTAGGTTCGGTACACGAAGGACGCATCATCGAAATGCTGGATAAGGGTGCCGTTATCGCATTGCCTTACGGTGTAGAAGGTTTCGCAACTCCGAAACACCTGGTAAAAGAAGACGGATCTCAAGCTCAGCTCGATGAAAAGCTTCCGTTCAAGGTCATCGAATTCAATAAGGACGCTAAACGCATTATCTTGTCTCACAGCCGTATCTTCGAAGATGCTCAGAAGGCTGAAGAAAAGGCAGAAAAGAAGGCTAAGAAGGCTGCAGCTAAGAAAGAAGACGCTCCGATGATTCAGAATCAGGCTGCTTCTACTACCTTAGGCGATATCGATGCTTTGGCAGCATTGAAACAACAGCTGGAAGAAGGCGGAAAGAAATAA
- a CDS encoding SIMPL domain-containing protein encodes MKNWRIEAIILAVGMIVLGIFVKSGITSFAERDRSVNVKGLAEEEVPADKVTWPLVYKSLGNDLNALYDEIKRSNQTIVQFLKEKGIAETEISVNAPEIIDLKAERYSNQENVPYRYNVTSVITVTSNKVDLIRDLVTEQGELLKRGIAVTGGDYRYNIQYEYTGLNTIKPKMIEEATKNAREAAEKFAKDSDSKLGKIRHAYQGQFSITDRDANTPYIKKVRVVTTIDYSLED; translated from the coding sequence ATGAAGAATTGGAGAATTGAAGCCATTATTTTGGCGGTAGGCATGATTGTGCTGGGTATATTTGTTAAAAGCGGAATAACCTCGTTTGCCGAGCGCGACCGCAGTGTGAATGTGAAAGGGCTTGCTGAAGAAGAGGTTCCGGCAGATAAGGTTACGTGGCCTTTGGTGTATAAAAGCTTGGGTAACGACCTGAATGCACTTTATGATGAAATCAAGCGTTCGAACCAGACCATTGTGCAGTTCTTGAAAGAAAAGGGCATTGCCGAGACTGAAATCAGCGTGAATGCTCCGGAGATTATCGACCTTAAGGCAGAACGTTATAGCAATCAGGAGAATGTGCCGTACCGCTATAATGTGACTTCGGTGATTACCGTAACTTCGAACAAAGTGGACCTGATCCGTGATTTGGTGACTGAGCAAGGGGAATTGCTGAAGCGGGGCATTGCCGTTACGGGCGGTGATTACCGCTATAATATCCAATATGAATATACAGGGCTGAATACCATCAAGCCGAAAATGATAGAAGAAGCTACCAAGAACGCACGCGAGGCCGCCGAGAAGTTTGCAAAGGATTCGGATAGCAAGTTAGGGAAAATCCGCCATGCCTATCAGGGTCAGTTCAGTATCACCGACCGCGATGCCAATACTCCTTATATTAAGAAGGTAAGGGTAGTCACTACGATAGATTATTCATTGGAAGATTAA